The proteins below are encoded in one region of Candidatus Thiodiazotropha sp. LNASS1:
- a CDS encoding diguanylate cyclase, with product MDLSFNQTSMDLRERFFSLLDSLSALRALSQISLDGITEDELITKALDELVRYQNVENCSVFRMEGDLLRCAVGTNLDETHTQISGSERVRQSRETMQFRPGEGIAGTAFSTGQLQYCRDCSLSDDFLINTLSGGEIPGSLISAPIMMGKQVLGVLNASHPLPEYFEPWQQHTLSLFCSCLGQIMYNHRLLNDLENEVEQRTRELQDALNEADAHRKRYEQLLTIDELTGLHNRRYFFTEAEALLSRAVRHEQSCSLLLIDMDYFKRINDQWGHQVGDDVLIAIAKALKEEARGGDILARVGGEEFVVMLAETGIGGAELMAQRIQERLAQLDTGRDLVGLSLTACIGITSLSPDYDRALSISELLDQLYSKADRAMYDCKCEGHNSRKCFL from the coding sequence ATGGATCTCTCTTTTAATCAGACATCCATGGACTTGCGAGAGCGTTTTTTTAGCCTGCTCGATTCGCTCTCTGCATTGCGCGCGCTATCCCAAATCAGCCTTGATGGTATTACTGAAGATGAACTGATCACCAAGGCCTTGGATGAACTGGTACGCTATCAGAATGTTGAAAACTGTTCGGTTTTTCGCATGGAGGGGGATCTGCTTCGCTGCGCAGTGGGTACCAACCTGGATGAAACCCATACTCAGATCAGCGGATCTGAGCGTGTAAGGCAATCCAGGGAGACGATGCAGTTCAGACCCGGGGAAGGTATCGCGGGTACCGCCTTTAGCACTGGCCAATTACAATATTGCCGCGACTGCTCCCTGAGCGATGACTTTCTAATCAATACACTGTCCGGCGGTGAGATACCCGGATCTCTTATCAGTGCCCCTATCATGATGGGGAAACAGGTATTGGGTGTATTGAACGCATCCCACCCCTTGCCGGAGTACTTCGAACCCTGGCAACAGCACACCTTGAGTCTGTTCTGTAGTTGCCTAGGGCAGATCATGTACAACCACAGGTTGCTGAATGATCTGGAGAACGAGGTTGAACAGCGCACCCGGGAGTTACAGGATGCCTTAAATGAGGCAGATGCACATCGCAAGCGCTATGAACAATTGCTGACTATCGATGAACTCACCGGATTACATAACCGACGCTACTTCTTTACGGAAGCTGAGGCTCTGCTATCCAGGGCCGTCCGGCATGAACAGAGCTGCAGCTTACTGTTGATCGATATGGATTATTTCAAACGCATCAATGATCAATGGGGCCATCAGGTCGGTGATGATGTACTGATTGCCATTGCTAAGGCCCTGAAGGAGGAAGCCCGCGGTGGCGATATTCTCGCCAGGGTGGGTGGTGAGGAGTTTGTGGTGATGCTTGCGGAAACCGGTATCGGTGGCGCAGAATTGATGGCACAGCGCATACAGGAGAGGCTGGCGCAACTCGACACAGGGCGCGACCTGGTGGGATTGAGTCTAACCGCCTGCATCGGGATAACCTCGCTGTCTCCCGATTACGACCGAGCTTTATCAATCAGTGAATTGCTTGATCAACTCTATTCCAAAGCAGACCGTGCCATGTACGATTGTAAATGCGAAGGTCATAACAGTCGCAAATGTTTCCTGTGA
- a CDS encoding AAA family ATPase, with amino-acid sequence MITVIGSLKGGSGKSTVTFNLAVWLEMAEAEVLVIDADPQATLSDVSEVRTEEGYEPYLNIKNASALSRKKLAGYDEVLIDVGTSDIDSMKLALALADRVVIPVPPSQADIWSTQRFINFLDEAVDGDRPDLLAFINRADTHHAIRESDEAAAALVSLSDVDYIKYRLCQRTVFRRSFSEGLAVYELDPRGKGSKEFYALTAALYPKYISQ; translated from the coding sequence ATGATAACAGTAATCGGTAGTCTGAAAGGGGGATCCGGCAAAAGCACGGTGACCTTCAATCTGGCTGTCTGGTTGGAAATGGCAGAGGCTGAAGTACTGGTCATAGACGCCGATCCGCAGGCGACCTTGAGTGATGTATCCGAGGTTCGGACAGAGGAGGGATATGAACCCTATCTGAATATTAAGAATGCATCAGCATTGTCCAGAAAGAAACTCGCGGGTTATGATGAAGTACTGATAGATGTCGGTACTTCCGATATCGATTCGATGAAATTGGCATTGGCGCTGGCTGATCGGGTAGTGATTCCAGTACCCCCTTCCCAGGCCGATATCTGGTCGACTCAGCGGTTTATCAATTTTCTCGATGAGGCTGTGGATGGTGATCGTCCTGATTTGTTGGCATTCATCAACCGGGCCGATACCCACCATGCGATCAGGGAATCCGATGAAGCTGCTGCAGCTCTGGTATCTCTGTCGGATGTGGATTATATAAAATACCGCCTCTGTCAAAGAACGGTTTTTCGCAGATCTTTCAGTGAGGGTCTGGCTGTATATGAACTGGACCCGAGAGGAAAAGGCAGTAAAGAGTTCTATGCACTGACAGCAGCGTTGTATCCCAAGTACATCAGCCAATAA
- a CDS encoding SCP-2 sterol transfer family protein, whose translation MAELFSEAWMKDFATHWNAEPELADALSQIGFNSVIGYGFDGDDTPKGVLIVENGKAVSGETYNGQTMNWDIRATEDQWNKWIAKPPGMMGLGMAFTSRKMKFMVGDYSSMIKDPRMAGPFIKSFSVMGRV comes from the coding sequence ATGGCAGAACTGTTTTCCGAGGCATGGATGAAAGATTTTGCAACTCACTGGAACGCAGAACCTGAATTGGCGGATGCCCTGTCTCAAATAGGCTTCAATAGCGTAATCGGTTACGGCTTCGATGGTGACGATACCCCAAAAGGTGTGCTCATCGTGGAAAATGGAAAGGCAGTGAGTGGTGAGACTTACAACGGCCAGACGATGAACTGGGATATTCGCGCCACTGAGGATCAATGGAACAAGTGGATTGCAAAGCCACCCGGCATGATGGGTCTCGGCATGGCTTTTACATCACGCAAGATGAAATTCATGGTCGGCGACTATTCATCCATGATCAAGGATCCACGTATGGCGGGGCCATTTATCAAGAGCTTTTCCGTCATGGGGCGTGTCTGA
- a CDS encoding HDOD domain-containing protein has product MKQPNQAKYRVQKLQYLPPLSATATRLLGMLGDDSFTLHELAGVINQDPGLSARILGLANSAYFGQTKPILTLEDAIIRVLGLNMVKSLAFSVAVSGVFESDGCSGFDLQEYWGHSLSIAMLSRQISLAVNNEIQPDADGIYLAGLLFEIGVLVLVHEFPEEYARVLRVSKQQPDKDRLELETEIIGIDHRQAGIWLGHRWHLPEMVVHIIAQGAREGIDSDTHCDAVLVGNVAEWIKNPQSTESKLTQPLPGLEVKCRMSRQQLDTIMKDFLGKEEEIHMIANMLAK; this is encoded by the coding sequence ATGAAACAACCCAATCAGGCAAAGTACAGGGTACAGAAGCTGCAGTACCTACCGCCACTGTCGGCGACGGCTACCCGTCTACTTGGGATGTTGGGTGATGACAGTTTTACCTTGCATGAGCTGGCGGGTGTCATCAATCAGGATCCAGGGCTCAGTGCGAGGATTCTAGGGCTCGCCAATTCAGCCTATTTCGGCCAAACAAAACCGATTCTCACCCTGGAAGACGCGATTATTCGCGTCCTCGGTTTGAATATGGTGAAAAGCCTTGCATTCAGTGTCGCTGTCAGCGGTGTGTTCGAATCCGATGGTTGTAGTGGCTTCGATTTACAGGAATATTGGGGCCATTCGCTATCTATTGCCATGCTCTCCCGGCAGATCAGCCTGGCTGTCAACAACGAAATACAGCCGGATGCTGACGGGATCTATTTGGCGGGGCTTCTATTCGAGATTGGTGTGCTGGTCTTGGTGCATGAGTTTCCGGAGGAGTATGCCAGGGTACTGCGGGTGTCGAAACAGCAGCCAGATAAGGATCGGCTGGAACTTGAAACAGAGATCATCGGGATCGACCATCGTCAGGCGGGTATCTGGCTGGGCCATCGCTGGCATCTGCCCGAAATGGTGGTCCATATCATCGCCCAGGGAGCGCGAGAAGGGATTGATTCGGACACTCACTGCGATGCCGTGCTTGTGGGCAATGTGGCGGAGTGGATTAAGAATCCGCAATCCACTGAATCGAAGCTGACACAGCCACTGCCTGGATTGGAAGTGAAATGCAGGATGTCGAGACAACAGTTGGATACCATCATGAAGGATTTTCTCGGCAAGGAAGAGGAGATTCATATGATTGCCAATATGTTGGCCAAATAA
- a CDS encoding NrtR DNA-binding winged helix domain-containing protein: MPSTHRHCYDYPHPAVTTDVVLFTIRQDALSVLLIQRGNPPCQGMWALPGGFLNIDEDLEACAKRELLEETGVEGVYLEQLYTFGDPKRDPRERVISVTFYALSQSDHLTPKASSDAALTAWFAINQLPELAFDHADIIRLARKRLVAKLGYTTIAFQMLPKFFTLSQLQSVYEILLNENLDKRNFRKGILARNIIKETGEYSRIGNHRPAKTYRVINPSQVEIIK, translated from the coding sequence ATGCCTTCAACCCACCGACACTGCTATGACTACCCCCACCCGGCGGTGACCACTGATGTTGTGTTGTTCACCATTCGCCAGGACGCCCTATCTGTACTGCTGATCCAGCGTGGCAATCCTCCGTGCCAGGGGATGTGGGCCCTTCCAGGGGGATTTCTGAATATCGACGAAGACCTTGAGGCATGCGCCAAACGTGAATTGCTGGAAGAGACGGGGGTCGAGGGTGTCTATCTGGAACAGCTGTATACCTTCGGTGATCCAAAACGTGATCCACGGGAAAGGGTAATCAGTGTCACGTTTTACGCATTGAGCCAATCCGACCATCTGACACCCAAGGCATCCAGCGATGCGGCGCTCACAGCATGGTTCGCCATCAACCAGCTGCCGGAACTGGCATTCGATCATGCCGATATTATTCGATTGGCACGCAAACGCTTAGTGGCCAAGTTAGGCTACACCACCATCGCCTTTCAAATGCTGCCGAAATTCTTCACGCTCAGTCAACTGCAGTCGGTCTATGAGATATTGCTGAATGAAAACCTGGACAAGCGCAATTTTCGCAAGGGGATACTTGCCCGTAACATCATCAAGGAAACCGGTGAATACTCCCGTATTGGAAATCACCGTCCCGCTAAAACCTACCGGGTAATCAATCCATCCCAGGTCGAAATTATAAAATAG
- a CDS encoding efflux RND transporter periplasmic adaptor subunit: protein MSGGDHFVVQQTQGVPNVSLGGTVVPYKEVTLSAQLPGRVNYLAGIEGDTFKEGDRLVELDDSELMAKREAALAQLANADAQLRNAGVQYSRELWSPKSRSAMGGMGMPNLFDQMFTRPMEDAFGERDQGAERRADIFSSQTNIQQARNTIYRVQAEIRAIDAKLRDAKSLAPFDGVIMKKFVEVGDTVQPGQPLLKYADVEYLQIVVDVPGRLRPGLNEGMMLRAELDVGDRDVPVRVAQIFPMADAQRHTVTIKFDLPQGVSAPGMYAKVLVPDFNAPARSNPVIPNSAIRYNGSLPGVYVVGEDGKPMLRLIRVGEKLPGGEYSTVLSGLQAGERVLRNPHMGISAGWTSSQGQ, encoded by the coding sequence ATGAGCGGTGGTGACCACTTCGTGGTTCAGCAGACACAGGGTGTACCCAATGTCTCTCTTGGCGGTACAGTGGTTCCCTACAAAGAGGTTACCCTGTCTGCGCAACTCCCTGGCAGGGTCAACTATCTTGCCGGTATCGAGGGCGATACATTCAAGGAAGGCGATCGTCTGGTGGAGTTGGATGACAGCGAGTTGATGGCCAAACGGGAAGCGGCGCTGGCGCAACTGGCAAATGCCGACGCCCAATTGCGCAATGCCGGCGTGCAGTACAGTCGCGAGTTGTGGTCGCCTAAGTCGAGATCAGCCATGGGCGGCATGGGTATGCCGAACCTCTTTGATCAGATGTTTACACGTCCGATGGAAGATGCCTTCGGGGAGCGTGATCAAGGCGCCGAACGCAGGGCGGATATCTTCTCCTCGCAAACCAATATTCAACAGGCGAGAAATACCATCTACCGGGTTCAGGCTGAGATTCGGGCCATCGACGCCAAGCTGCGCGACGCCAAGAGTCTCGCCCCCTTCGATGGTGTGATAATGAAGAAATTCGTCGAAGTCGGCGACACGGTGCAACCTGGCCAACCGCTATTGAAATATGCCGATGTGGAGTATCTACAAATAGTGGTGGATGTGCCCGGCCGTCTCCGACCCGGTCTGAACGAAGGCATGATGCTGCGTGCGGAGCTCGATGTGGGTGATCGCGATGTTCCTGTTCGAGTTGCACAGATTTTCCCCATGGCCGATGCTCAAAGACACACCGTAACCATCAAATTCGATCTGCCCCAGGGAGTCTCTGCTCCGGGCATGTATGCGAAGGTTCTGGTGCCCGACTTCAACGCGCCGGCCCGTTCCAATCCGGTCATACCGAACAGCGCAATACGCTACAACGGGAGCCTTCCCGGCGTCTATGTGGTGGGAGAGGATGGCAAGCCGATGCTGAGGCTGATTCGCGTCGGTGAAAAGCTTCCGGGTGGAGAATACAGTACTGTATTGTCGGGACTGCAGGCGGGCGAGCGGGTATTGCGTAATCCACATATGGGAATCAGTGCGGGTTGGACCTCTTCGCAGGGTCAGTAG
- a CDS encoding dynamin family protein codes for MHPAGKVIEARLQHLETHLEQENPILLSTVQSFRQLDAVAFRLGLLEGDNSFATQIPWWPLISILGTFSAGKSTFINHYIGTSLQRSGNQAVDDKFTVICYSKEATAHALPGVALDSDPRFPFYQMSDEIEKVAKGEGERIDAYLQLKTCPSEKLRGKIVIDSPGFDADAQRTSTLRITDHIIDLSDLVLVFFDARHPEPGAMQDTLSHLIERTIHRNDTGKFLYILNQIDTTARENNPEDVIAAWQRALGERGLTAGRFYAIYNPDAAVPIEDEALRQRYETKRDIDLKEIHSRMEEVEIERAYRIVGALEKTARDIEERSIPLISSALGRWKKRVLLGDAVLMGGLLLALLIFSVNAGYWQGFKFAPPWLESGVNTPLPWVLTALLVIVLVVIHFAVRLAAARSLLKGLRKQVSSAGIKGNPAGAFLRSTKPWRSIFRKNPAGWGRKSKRQLREVLQATDTYIQTLNDRFTNPSGSETLLAAEPSSPVETPQVAEESV; via the coding sequence ATGCATCCAGCCGGAAAGGTCATTGAGGCACGCCTGCAACACCTAGAAACCCACCTGGAACAGGAAAACCCAATCCTCCTCAGTACGGTACAGAGTTTTCGACAACTCGACGCAGTCGCCTTCCGGCTTGGGCTGCTGGAAGGCGACAACTCATTTGCCACGCAGATACCCTGGTGGCCCCTGATTTCGATCCTCGGCACCTTCTCTGCCGGTAAATCGACATTCATCAATCACTACATCGGCACATCCCTACAGCGTTCGGGCAATCAGGCTGTGGACGACAAGTTTACCGTCATCTGCTACAGCAAAGAGGCTACCGCCCATGCCCTGCCCGGCGTGGCCCTCGATTCCGATCCCCGTTTTCCCTTCTACCAGATGTCTGACGAGATCGAAAAGGTGGCGAAAGGCGAAGGGGAACGTATTGATGCCTATCTCCAGCTCAAGACCTGTCCCAGTGAAAAGCTGCGGGGAAAGATCGTCATCGATTCTCCGGGATTCGATGCCGATGCCCAACGAACCTCGACACTGCGCATCACCGATCACATAATCGACCTCTCCGATCTGGTACTGGTCTTTTTCGATGCCCGCCATCCAGAACCCGGCGCCATGCAGGATACCCTGAGCCATCTCATCGAGCGCACCATCCATCGCAATGACACCGGCAAATTCCTCTATATCCTGAACCAGATCGATACCACTGCCAGAGAGAACAACCCTGAAGATGTCATCGCAGCCTGGCAGCGTGCATTGGGAGAACGCGGGCTTACAGCCGGTCGCTTCTATGCGATCTACAACCCTGATGCAGCGGTTCCTATTGAGGATGAGGCCCTGCGACAACGCTATGAGACAAAGCGTGATATCGATCTGAAAGAGATCCACAGCCGTATGGAAGAAGTTGAAATAGAGCGGGCCTACCGAATCGTCGGCGCACTTGAAAAAACAGCACGGGATATCGAAGAGCGCAGCATACCCCTGATCAGTTCGGCTCTTGGGCGCTGGAAGAAACGGGTATTGTTGGGGGATGCCGTGTTGATGGGCGGCTTGCTTCTGGCACTGCTGATATTCTCGGTCAATGCGGGCTATTGGCAGGGTTTCAAGTTTGCCCCACCCTGGCTTGAAAGCGGGGTAAACACGCCTTTGCCATGGGTGTTAACGGCCCTGCTGGTCATTGTTCTCGTAGTCATCCATTTTGCGGTCAGGCTGGCCGCTGCCCGAAGCCTGCTGAAAGGGCTGCGCAAACAAGTGTCCAGCGCGGGGATAAAGGGTAATCCGGCTGGCGCTTTTCTACGCAGCACCAAGCCTTGGCGCTCAATCTTCCGCAAAAATCCCGCCGGGTGGGGACGCAAATCCAAAAGACAGTTACGGGAAGTCCTGCAGGCAACAGACACCTATATCCAGACACTCAATGACCGGTTCACCAATCCTTCCGGCAGTGAAACCCTGCTCGCAGCCGAACCCAGTTCGCCGGTCGAGACGCCACAGGTTGCCGAGGAGAGTGTTTGA
- a CDS encoding efflux RND transporter permease subunit produces MSQNDEKLDQLHSTDPNYEAHLGIAGRTARFFIQSPLSPLFFLAMMLMGLLGLIITPRQEDPQISVPMVDIFVQYPGAAADQVAALAIEPLERIMSEIPDVKHVYSASQRGGGAVTIEFEVGEEMGPSLVKVNDKIDSNMDLIPPGVMPPLVKAKGIDDVPVVTLTLWSKDLDRDGAPDVDDGQLRMLGHDVLQALKELPDTGNGFVVGGRREQVTIEVFPERLAGYGISLDQVANTIRTANAEQMAGGVESGSTHFNVVTGSFLENVEDINRLVVGTHNDVPVYVHDIARVKQGPEDAKQLVGYYTGTASDLEIKADGVPAVTLAIAKKEGSNGVTVANAIKERVEHIKGSLIPDNVEVSVTRNYGKTADDKVTELIFKLFMATGFVFLLVLGAFRAFRPAIVVVLVIPVVLLMTIFSAWVMGYTIDRVSLFALIFSIGILVDDAIVVVENIYRRWLEEKSTDVVTAVDAVREVGNPTILATFTVIAALLPMGFVSGMMGPYMEPIPALGSVAMLISLFAAFVFTPYLTVSHWLRPSMRYLEVAGAREHKESEWLERLFKRILMPLIESPRKARLFKLIMWGTFLVTCSFFYFKWVAVKMLPLDNKPEYSVVVDMPEGTALPVTANLAHRMAEKIRVLPEVTAVQVYAGTARPFDFNGMVRHYYLRSDPWQAEVQVQLLDKTDRDRTSHEIAVQTREMLGKLIEGTGAKIAVVEMPPGPPVLQSVVAEVHGPSPEVRRQVTSDLTDMFEQTESLRDVDNYMRDPYQYWRFTVDTEKSVRRGISVDTINRNLGMALGGSPLGDVKQRAGHEPINIMMQVPLAERSEITRLGDLPIHSSSGITVPLRELGRFEQVLEDPIIYHKDLRDVEYVVAEVGGKLAAPVYGMLQVQDLLAENEYKAPDGVAIKPDWLGPPDNDSQTGIEWAGEWTVTFETFRDMGAAFAVALVLIYILVVWEFGNFRIPALIMAPIPLTLLGIIPAHFIFFQFGWGGEFTATSMIGWIALAGIIVRNSILLVDFSIHQVQQGTSVVDSVIMACKTRTRPIMITAFALVCGSSVIFFDPIFQGMAISLASGVLVSTVLTLIVIPLGCIAASKDIMEVAATTAPAGSAIDEDSEKKPTEAIPAVAHTQASPEAKSETVKRDSLPIRIWQKVIAVVSMLFYLIRAIFLVIGQMFKGLFRKGKAPQLPDAQPDVKKGGGTAGGSSSGGTTTPQTGSPSSGSEDVPVAAAPATTSDKANQRPNEKVAASSPASSKVSVDTPEDQSAEGFKPGEQATKADAVAKQKKSVKKKQVKLAEKRKSRTKADSKKSATSNPKQKKRPSTLKKQAPKKKAASAKTKGNGSPGSVTPQTKTTPKPASNVTEFPIRKRAARRGIRLK; encoded by the coding sequence ATGAGCCAGAACGACGAGAAACTCGATCAGCTCCACTCAACCGATCCTAACTACGAGGCGCATCTGGGTATCGCTGGCAGAACCGCCCGTTTTTTTATCCAATCTCCTCTCTCGCCGCTCTTTTTCCTGGCCATGATGCTGATGGGACTATTGGGTCTTATCATCACGCCGCGTCAGGAGGATCCTCAGATCTCTGTGCCGATGGTGGATATCTTCGTGCAATATCCGGGCGCGGCGGCGGATCAGGTTGCCGCGCTGGCCATTGAGCCGCTGGAACGGATCATGTCGGAGATTCCCGATGTGAAACATGTCTATTCAGCCTCTCAGCGGGGTGGTGGCGCCGTCACCATCGAATTCGAGGTGGGCGAAGAGATGGGCCCCTCTCTGGTGAAGGTGAACGATAAGATCGATTCCAACATGGATTTGATCCCACCGGGCGTTATGCCGCCATTGGTGAAGGCCAAGGGTATCGATGATGTGCCGGTCGTGACACTGACCTTATGGTCCAAAGACCTGGACCGGGATGGGGCGCCCGATGTTGACGACGGGCAACTGCGGATGTTGGGACACGATGTGCTGCAGGCCCTGAAGGAACTGCCCGACACAGGAAACGGATTTGTCGTTGGCGGTCGGCGGGAACAGGTCACCATCGAGGTTTTTCCGGAAAGATTGGCCGGCTACGGCATCAGCCTGGACCAGGTTGCCAACACAATTCGCACCGCCAATGCGGAGCAAATGGCTGGTGGTGTTGAGAGCGGTAGCACCCATTTCAATGTGGTAACCGGATCGTTTTTGGAAAATGTCGAAGACATCAACCGGCTGGTGGTCGGTACCCACAACGATGTTCCGGTCTATGTACACGATATCGCCCGGGTCAAACAGGGGCCGGAGGATGCCAAGCAGTTGGTGGGCTACTACACCGGTACGGCCAGCGACCTGGAGATCAAGGCCGATGGCGTACCTGCGGTCACGCTGGCGATCGCCAAAAAAGAGGGCTCTAACGGCGTTACCGTGGCTAATGCCATCAAGGAGCGGGTCGAGCATATCAAGGGGTCGTTGATACCGGACAATGTGGAGGTCAGCGTCACCCGCAACTACGGTAAGACAGCCGACGACAAAGTCACTGAATTGATCTTTAAGCTGTTTATGGCTACCGGTTTTGTGTTCCTGCTGGTGCTGGGCGCCTTCCGCGCATTCAGGCCGGCCATTGTAGTGGTGCTGGTTATTCCGGTGGTATTGCTGATGACCATATTCAGCGCCTGGGTGATGGGATACACCATTGATCGTGTCAGCCTGTTCGCATTGATCTTCTCCATCGGTATCCTGGTGGATGATGCCATCGTGGTGGTGGAAAATATCTATCGGCGCTGGCTGGAAGAGAAATCCACCGACGTGGTTACTGCCGTGGATGCTGTCAGGGAGGTGGGTAATCCTACGATACTGGCTACCTTCACCGTCATCGCGGCGCTGCTTCCCATGGGGTTTGTCAGTGGCATGATGGGGCCCTACATGGAACCGATCCCGGCCCTTGGCTCGGTGGCAATGCTGATCTCCCTGTTTGCCGCATTCGTATTCACCCCCTATCTGACCGTCTCCCACTGGTTGAGGCCCAGTATGCGTTACCTGGAAGTGGCCGGTGCGCGGGAACACAAGGAATCGGAGTGGCTGGAGCGATTATTTAAACGCATCCTGATGCCGTTGATCGAGTCGCCTCGCAAGGCACGGTTGTTCAAGCTGATCATGTGGGGCACCTTCCTCGTCACCTGTTCATTCTTCTATTTCAAGTGGGTGGCGGTGAAGATGTTGCCGCTGGACAACAAGCCGGAGTATTCCGTGGTGGTTGATATGCCGGAGGGGACCGCCCTGCCGGTGACAGCCAACCTGGCCCATCGTATGGCGGAGAAGATCCGTGTACTGCCGGAGGTTACGGCGGTTCAGGTCTACGCGGGTACGGCCCGCCCCTTCGATTTCAATGGCATGGTCCGCCACTACTATCTGCGCTCGGATCCCTGGCAGGCGGAAGTGCAGGTGCAGTTGCTGGACAAGACCGATCGTGACCGCACCAGCCACGAAATCGCGGTCCAAACCCGGGAGATGCTGGGCAAGCTCATCGAGGGTACGGGTGCCAAGATTGCAGTGGTGGAGATGCCCCCGGGTCCTCCGGTGCTGCAGTCTGTCGTTGCTGAAGTGCATGGGCCGAGCCCGGAAGTCAGGCGTCAGGTGACAAGTGATCTGACCGATATGTTCGAGCAGACAGAGAGCCTGCGTGATGTGGACAACTACATGCGTGATCCCTATCAGTACTGGCGTTTTACCGTTGACACCGAAAAGTCAGTGCGGCGGGGTATCTCTGTCGATACCATTAACCGCAATCTGGGGATGGCCCTTGGCGGCTCACCCTTGGGCGATGTCAAGCAACGCGCCGGTCATGAACCGATCAATATCATGATGCAGGTGCCCCTGGCCGAGCGATCGGAAATCACCCGTCTGGGCGATCTGCCCATTCATTCCAGCAGCGGTATCACCGTACCCTTACGTGAACTGGGTCGTTTCGAGCAGGTGCTCGAGGATCCGATCATCTACCACAAGGATCTGCGGGATGTGGAGTATGTCGTGGCGGAAGTGGGCGGTAAGCTGGCGGCTCCCGTATACGGCATGCTGCAGGTACAGGATCTACTTGCTGAAAATGAGTACAAGGCGCCTGACGGCGTTGCCATCAAGCCTGACTGGCTCGGTCCGCCCGATAACGACTCCCAGACCGGTATTGAATGGGCCGGTGAATGGACGGTGACCTTTGAAACCTTCCGCGATATGGGCGCGGCGTTTGCGGTCGCTCTGGTTTTGATCTATATCCTGGTCGTATGGGAGTTCGGCAACTTCCGTATACCGGCACTGATCATGGCCCCTATTCCTTTGACGTTGTTGGGGATCATTCCTGCCCACTTCATCTTTTTCCAGTTCGGCTGGGGGGGGGAATTTACCGCCACTTCGATGATCGGCTGGATCGCCCTGGCGGGTATCATCGTGCGTAATTCGATTCTGCTGGTCGATTTCTCCATCCATCAGGTTCAGCAGGGCACCTCCGTGGTCGACTCCGTGATCATGGCCTGTAAGACACGGACCCGTCCGATCATGATTACAGCATTCGCTCTGGTGTGTGGTTCATCGGTGATTTTTTTCGATCCGATTTTCCAGGGCATGGCCATATCATTGGCATCCGGTGTACTGGTCTCCACCGTGTTGACATTGATTGTGATACCTTTGGGATGTATCGCCGCCAGCAAAGATATTATGGAAGTGGCCGCCACTACCGCACCGGCTGGAAGCGCTATTGATGAGGATAGTGAAAAGAAACCAACAGAGGCAATACCTGCGGTTGCCCATACACAGGCCTCTCCCGAGGCCAAATCCGAGACTGTGAAAAGAGACTCCCTGCCTATCAGGATTTGGCAAAAAGTCATCGCTGTCGTCAGTATGCTGTTCTATCTGATCAGGGCGATATTCCTGGTGATCGGGCAAATGTTCAAAGGATTGTTTCGGAAAGGCAAGGCTCCTCAGCTGCCGGATGCCCAACCGGATGTAAAAAAGGGAGGCGGTACGGCTGGCGGCTCAAGCAGTGGTGGTACAACGACACCCCAGACAGGATCTCCATCATCTGGCAGTGAAGATGTGCCGGTTGCCGCCGCACCTGCGACGACTTCTGACAAAGCCAATCAGCGCCCGAACGAAAAAGTGGCGGCCTCATCACCAGCCTCATCAAAGGTTTCGGTGGATACACCTGAGGATCAGTCAGCAGAAGGCTTCAAACCAGGAGAACAGGCCACTAAAGCTGATGCCGTTGCGAAACAGAAAAAGAGTGTCAAGAAAAAGCAGGTCAAGCTTGCTGAGAAAAGGAAGAGCAGGACGAAAGCCGATTCCAAGAAGTCGGCAACCAGCAATCCCAAGCAGAAAAAGCGCCCTTCGACCCTGAAAAAACAGGCGCCAAAAAAGAAAGCGGCATCGGCCAAGACCAAGGGTAATGGGTCACCGGGATCTGTCACCCCGCAAACAAAGACGACTCCCAAGCCGGCTTCAAATGTGACGGAATTTCCGATACGCAAAAGGGCCGCGAGAAGAGGGATAAGGCTGAAGTAG